The proteins below come from a single Nitrospiraceae bacterium genomic window:
- a CDS encoding CBS domain-containing protein, producing MAIQGVPASGFKTVGQIVPTNELKFGRKLNALAAAIELLSHHTPGGPVVDEKNHFIGFISEFDVLRALEAGKDLNKVTVEDVMKKDQISVVDTTSIKDAVHLMEEHRLLSLPIERNGEVMYTVTRHDLLRAWIGLGLGVESGNE from the coding sequence ATGGCTATTCAAGGTGTCCCAGCCTCAGGATTTAAAACTGTCGGACAGATTGTGCCAACCAATGAATTGAAATTCGGTAGGAAATTGAATGCTCTGGCCGCCGCGATCGAGTTACTTTCTCATCATACGCCGGGGGGGCCGGTCGTCGACGAAAAAAACCATTTTATCGGCTTTATCAGTGAATTTGATGTCCTCCGTGCTTTGGAAGCAGGAAAAGATCTGAACAAGGTGACCGTCGAAGACGTGATGAAAAAAGACCAGATTTCAGTTGTTGATACGACATCGATCAAGGATGCGGTGCATCTCATGGAAGAACATCGATTGTTGAGTTTACCCATAGAGCGAAATGGGGAGGTGATGTATACGGTGACAAGACATGATCTTCTGAGGGCCTGGATTGGATTAGGATTGGGAGTAGAATCTGGAAATGAATAG
- a CDS encoding cupin domain-containing protein, with amino-acid sequence MSKEKFHHTATMKWEKLQEFPGPADVKIVREDPSLGAKTMLVRIPAGGRITPHSHRGIVQHFVLEGQYETDGQLCEQGSYRMMPEHCNVSPISTKDGVTILMIYDPVSN; translated from the coding sequence ATGAGCAAAGAAAAATTCCACCACACCGCTACAATGAAGTGGGAGAAACTTCAAGAATTTCCTGGGCCCGCAGACGTCAAGATTGTTCGGGAAGACCCATCCCTTGGCGCCAAGACCATGCTGGTTCGGATTCCTGCCGGCGGCCGGATCACGCCTCATAGCCACCGAGGCATCGTTCAGCATTTTGTTCTTGAGGGGCAATACGAGACGGACGGCCAGTTATGTGAACAGGGCAGTTATCGGATGATGCCGGAACACTGTAATGTGTCTCCTATTTCCACAAAAGACGGAGTGACCATCCTCATGATCTATGACCCGGTTTCCAACTAA
- a CDS encoding DUF1264 domain-containing protein — MTHFYRILGLRSVLTVVMVGGMSVPAMSAGSGPADGYDLHVQAPHLMHNGEIGGPFHHFCKGISDTVFQCLLFETTDANAPLVAVEYFVAKKASRTLPLIQWHRYFHDHQEEIDTGRLFILDVDDENKKKEIAEAAGKTDGVIYHLWQKGQAFPDGTVTFPQSIGVQFPQPN; from the coding sequence ATGACTCATTTTTATCGAATTCTTGGACTGAGGAGTGTGTTGACTGTTGTGATGGTGGGAGGAATGTCTGTGCCGGCGATGAGCGCTGGTTCCGGACCGGCAGATGGCTATGATCTTCATGTCCAAGCGCCGCATCTCATGCACAATGGAGAGATTGGTGGTCCATTTCACCATTTTTGTAAGGGTATTTCAGACACCGTTTTTCAGTGTCTGTTGTTTGAAACGACTGATGCCAATGCTCCGCTCGTCGCCGTGGAATATTTCGTGGCCAAGAAGGCTTCCAGAACGCTTCCGCTCATCCAATGGCACCGGTACTTCCATGATCACCAGGAGGAGATTGACACTGGGCGCTTGTTTATCCTCGACGTCGATGATGAGAACAAGAAAAAAGAAATTGCCGAAGCTGCAGGTAAAACCGATGGGGTGATCTATCATCTGTGGCAAAAAGGACAGGCGTTTCCGGACGGAACCGTGACTTTCCCACAATCGATTGGTGTGCAGTTTCCTCAACCGAATTAA
- a CDS encoding DUF2934 domain-containing protein, translated as MRTNQQTESRKDARNPISTSGSRKAVVSKKRVAKPLRSANSDIDTVICADSSARDLEARIAQRAHQLYEERGGCHGEDQADWFEAERQILATG; from the coding sequence ATGCGAACAAATCAACAAACAGAGAGCCGTAAAGACGCAAGGAATCCCATTTCCACATCGGGCTCAAGAAAAGCTGTTGTCTCTAAAAAGAGAGTCGCTAAACCCTTAAGGTCGGCCAACTCAGACATCGACACTGTTATCTGCGCTGATTCCTCTGCCCGCGATCTCGAAGCTCGGATTGCCCAGCGAGCGCATCAGCTCTATGAGGAGCGGGGGGGGTGTCACGGGGAAGATCAAGCCGACTGGTTCGAAGCTGAACGTCAGATATTAGCTACAGGATGA
- the purE gene encoding 5-(carboxyamino)imidazole ribonucleotide mutase, producing the protein MNTESDHSNPLVAIIMGSSSDWETMRHASLILTELAVPHECRIVSAHRTPDFLFEYVGSAQSRGIHVLIAGAGGAAHLPGMAAAKTILPVLGVPVRSRALQGFDSLLSIVQMPKGIPVATHAIGEDGAVNAALQASAILAVSDHGIGQRLKAYYDQRHTPALEKLI; encoded by the coding sequence ATGAATACTGAATCTGATCATTCGAATCCTCTCGTGGCGATTATCATGGGGAGCAGCAGTGATTGGGAGACCATGCGGCACGCAAGTTTGATCCTCACAGAATTAGCCGTTCCCCATGAATGCCGGATTGTGTCAGCTCACCGCACACCGGATTTTCTCTTTGAGTATGTCGGCTCGGCCCAAAGCCGTGGCATCCATGTGCTCATTGCCGGAGCAGGAGGCGCCGCACACTTGCCGGGAATGGCCGCAGCAAAAACGATTCTTCCGGTTCTCGGAGTGCCGGTCCGGTCTCGAGCCCTGCAAGGCTTTGATTCGCTCTTATCAATTGTCCAAATGCCAAAGGGCATTCCAGTTGCGACCCATGCAATCGGCGAGGATGGAGCGGTCAATGCCGCCTTGCAGGCATCAGCCATTCTTGCCGTATCTGATCACGGCATCGGCCAGCGACTCAAGGCCTATTATGACCAACGACACACCCCGGCACTGGAGAAACTCATATGA
- a CDS encoding 5-(carboxyamino)imidazole ribonucleotide synthase — protein MNIILPGGTIGILGGGQLGRMLAMEGRRMGYRIGVLDPVENCPAAQVADFCVQSELTNTQRVMDFVSQVDVVTIETELVPWMLLADIETGQATRPSSSVLALIQDRLVQREFLQDYRFPQTLFASVKDHATLTAAAQHVTFPAILKKRRSGYDGKGQIRVTGVDHLNEAWRELKEVPCVLEAVAPFKMELSVVLARSLQGDIQLYPLAENAHRQNILHTTRVPARVADTIRLRAKELALSLSEALDYCGVMAVELFLLEDDTLLINEIAPRPHNSGHFTFGACVTSQFEQHLRAICGLPLGDTSLMHPVVMVNLLGDLWRNGPPRWDRLLAHPQVRLHLYGKTHAAPGRKMGHFLLIGDNPDQSYQQAEGLLQGRMNAESQEKDIPVKNPATEPFQKLARPLETPARLPPCSTQGF, from the coding sequence ATGAATATCATTCTTCCTGGTGGGACGATCGGGATATTGGGCGGAGGCCAACTAGGTCGCATGCTGGCCATGGAAGGCCGCCGGATGGGGTATCGCATTGGCGTGTTAGATCCCGTTGAGAATTGCCCGGCCGCCCAGGTTGCGGATTTTTGTGTGCAATCAGAGCTGACGAACACGCAACGCGTGATGGACTTTGTCTCTCAGGTTGATGTGGTGACCATTGAGACCGAACTGGTGCCCTGGATGCTTCTTGCCGACATTGAAACGGGCCAAGCGACCCGTCCATCCTCTTCCGTGCTCGCTCTCATCCAGGATCGACTGGTTCAACGGGAATTTCTTCAAGATTACCGCTTTCCACAAACTCTCTTTGCCTCGGTCAAAGATCACGCCACCTTGACCGCTGCGGCTCAACACGTGACATTCCCTGCTATTTTAAAGAAGCGCCGTTCAGGATATGACGGTAAAGGCCAAATCCGGGTTACCGGCGTGGACCATCTGAATGAGGCCTGGCGAGAATTAAAGGAAGTCCCGTGTGTTTTAGAAGCCGTCGCGCCCTTCAAGATGGAACTATCGGTCGTGTTGGCCCGCAGTCTTCAGGGAGATATTCAACTCTACCCCCTGGCTGAGAATGCCCATCGGCAGAACATCCTCCATACCACACGCGTTCCGGCCCGGGTGGCGGACACGATCCGTTTACGGGCGAAGGAGCTTGCCCTTTCCCTCTCAGAGGCGCTTGATTACTGCGGAGTCATGGCGGTGGAGCTGTTTCTTCTCGAGGACGACACCTTGTTGATCAATGAGATCGCTCCCCGGCCTCATAACAGTGGACATTTTACCTTTGGGGCCTGCGTGACGTCCCAATTCGAACAACATCTCCGCGCCATTTGCGGATTACCATTGGGGGATACCTCCCTCATGCATCCCGTCGTGATGGTGAATCTCCTCGGAGATCTATGGCGAAACGGACCGCCCAGGTGGGATCGACTTCTGGCTCATCCGCAGGTCCGGCTTCACCTTTATGGAAAAACACACGCCGCGCCGGGACGCAAAATGGGGCATTTTCTTCTGATAGGGGACAATCCAGATCAATCCTATCAACAAGCCGAAGGTCTCCTGCAGGGCAGGATGAATGCAGAGTCTCAAGAGAAAGATATTCCGGTCAAGAATCCAGCCACAGAGCCTTTTCAAAAGCTAGCCAGACCATTGGAGACTCCGGCACGACTGCCGCCGTGTTCCACTCAGGGTTTCTAA
- a CDS encoding STAS/SEC14 domain-containing protein, translating to MYQQAPAPDHVIAMHLSGKLTGDDIKTYKGILDEKLLNHDQLGMVVDFTGLSDMNADACVEGTKADLELLRHITQFTRFAFVSDKEWPQALIGFMSAFLPTVEMKVFPSDERNEAMKWASELPKAGKFPPSAFRFLPVSKDDVLAFEIDGVISGKEMPEVIKTFETFFGRHQKVRLLNRIKHFGGIDPAIFMQSGLLSIKLAAIQKVERYAIVGAPSWMCKVIETVNPAFADMDMRTFPEDRESEAWAWLGAEATP from the coding sequence ATGTATCAACAAGCACCCGCGCCGGATCACGTGATTGCCATGCATCTCAGCGGGAAACTTACGGGCGACGACATCAAAACGTATAAGGGTATTCTTGATGAGAAACTGCTCAACCATGATCAGCTTGGCATGGTAGTGGACTTCACAGGCTTGTCGGACATGAACGCCGATGCATGTGTTGAGGGTACGAAGGCCGATCTCGAGCTTCTCAGGCATATCACTCAATTCACCCGCTTTGCCTTTGTTTCGGATAAGGAATGGCCCCAAGCCCTGATCGGGTTCATGAGCGCTTTTTTGCCGACTGTGGAGATGAAGGTATTCCCGTCCGATGAGCGCAATGAGGCCATGAAGTGGGCCTCGGAGCTGCCGAAAGCAGGCAAATTTCCACCTTCGGCTTTCCGGTTTCTCCCCGTATCAAAGGACGATGTCCTGGCCTTTGAGATTGATGGAGTGATTTCGGGGAAGGAAATGCCCGAGGTCATCAAAACATTCGAGACATTTTTTGGTCGGCACCAGAAGGTGCGTTTGCTGAACCGGATCAAACACTTCGGTGGGATTGATCCGGCAATATTTATGCAAAGTGGCCTTCTTTCGATAAAGCTGGCGGCCATTCAGAAGGTCGAGCGCTACGCCATCGTTGGTGCGCCAAGCTGGATGTGCAAGGTCATTGAGACCGTCAATCCCGCCTTTGCGGATATGGATATGCGGACATTTCCGGAAGATCGGGAAAGTGAGGCATGGGCTTGGTTGGGAGCAGAGGCTACTCCATAA
- a CDS encoding ABC transporter permease, producing MRPRVSPFWAASLIWWRRLLVMTRKELLQLCRDFPLLIFFLYSFTLAVYITGTGITAQLRHASLVAYDADHSLSSRELIYRFRPPYFRFDGEISHPEEGLRLLDQGETMMVLDIPPRFHEWLAKGEQGKVQIQVDTTNAPQGLSAASYAAQIVARFGENLVEQRLGLHSSGQNVLPQIRGEYRVWYNPEQKDAWFESTSHILRMTTLFAILLPAAALVREKERGTIEQLLVSPLTPFHIMASKVLAMTLMIVGAVSVSIFGVLGPILHVPIAGSLPLYYCIMVLYVFTTAGIGLFAATLARNQAQVGMMTILVLVPILLLSGVTTPMEAMPKWVQYIMIFSPLRYYIEITHGIFFKGAGLASLWHLVLPMGLLGSATFGFGVWRFRKQFD from the coding sequence ATGAGGCCCCGGGTGAGCCCATTCTGGGCTGCGAGTCTTATCTGGTGGCGGCGCCTCCTGGTTATGACCAGAAAAGAGCTATTGCAATTATGTCGGGATTTTCCCTTGCTGATCTTTTTTCTGTATTCGTTCACCTTGGCCGTCTATATCACGGGAACAGGCATTACCGCCCAACTGAGACATGCCAGTCTGGTTGCGTACGATGCCGATCATAGTCTCTCCTCTCGGGAACTCATCTATCGATTTCGGCCACCGTATTTTCGTTTCGATGGGGAAATCAGTCATCCCGAGGAAGGGCTTCGGCTTTTGGACCAGGGAGAGACGATGATGGTGTTGGACATCCCTCCCAGGTTTCACGAGTGGTTAGCCAAGGGCGAGCAGGGGAAGGTGCAAATTCAAGTCGATACCACGAATGCGCCACAAGGCTTATCCGCTGCGAGTTATGCGGCTCAAATTGTCGCAAGGTTCGGTGAAAATCTGGTCGAGCAACGATTAGGCCTACATTCAAGTGGACAGAATGTGTTGCCTCAAATCCGCGGCGAATATCGGGTGTGGTATAACCCTGAGCAAAAAGATGCCTGGTTCGAGTCGACCTCGCACATTCTTCGCATGACGACGCTTTTTGCGATTTTATTACCGGCGGCAGCCCTCGTCAGGGAAAAAGAGCGCGGAACGATTGAGCAGTTACTGGTCTCGCCTCTGACGCCCTTTCACATCATGGCATCAAAAGTCCTGGCCATGACGCTGATGATCGTCGGGGCGGTCAGTGTGAGTATTTTTGGTGTGCTTGGTCCCATCCTCCATGTTCCGATTGCCGGCAGTCTGCCTTTATACTATTGCATTATGGTGTTGTACGTTTTCACCACGGCCGGTATTGGATTATTTGCCGCGACGCTGGCTCGAAACCAGGCTCAAGTTGGGATGATGACCATTCTGGTGTTGGTGCCTATACTGCTCTTGTCCGGGGTTACCACTCCCATGGAGGCTATGCCGAAGTGGGTACAATATATCATGATTTTTTCCCCCCTACGCTATTACATAGAAATTACCCATGGGATTTTTTTTAAAGGAGCCGGGCTTGCCAGTCTCTGGCATTTAGTGTTGCCCATGGGGCTGCTAGGAAGTGCGACCTTCGGGTTCGGCGTGTGGAGATTTAGAAAGCAGTTTGACTAA
- a CDS encoding ABC transporter permease, whose protein sequence is MNLRRVGTLALKEWRETTRDRLFLVLAFLLPVLWMVVFGYGLVLDVENIPFTILDRDRTALSRDYLYRFVESRYFSYQGSLEHEQEANELLEQGTVRAVVVIPEKFEERLLSGFPAFVQILIDGTFPVRTDITKGYVIAINRAFSQDLVVDYLVRTRGMARQQARAFIQPVQVEVRYLYNQEVKSIWGLGPGLVMFSLIFSTPMLTALGVVREKERGSIMNIYSSTVTRLEFLVGKLFPFVVISTCNAMVLWGVVVFLFEVPFKGDLFFFAVASLVFVVCCTAMGFLVSLLVNTQMAALIITLVLTTVPTFLFSGFITPVSSLSPGAQVQAHLFPAMYYTDIVRGVFLKGLGFDGLGLKLGILILYTSALLVLGFFLFRKRPKA, encoded by the coding sequence GTGAATCTGAGGCGTGTGGGCACCCTCGCGTTAAAGGAATGGCGGGAAACGACTCGAGATCGATTATTTCTTGTCCTGGCCTTTTTGTTGCCGGTTCTCTGGATGGTCGTGTTTGGATACGGTCTCGTGCTGGATGTCGAGAATATCCCCTTCACCATTCTGGATCGTGATCGAACGGCCTTGAGCCGGGATTATCTCTATCGTTTTGTGGAGTCACGATATTTTTCGTATCAGGGGTCCCTGGAGCATGAACAGGAGGCGAATGAACTATTGGAGCAGGGAACGGTCCGGGCTGTAGTTGTGATTCCTGAAAAGTTTGAAGAACGTCTTCTCTCCGGGTTTCCGGCGTTCGTCCAAATTCTGATCGATGGAACCTTTCCCGTGCGTACCGATATCACCAAAGGGTATGTAATTGCGATCAATCGGGCGTTCAGTCAGGACCTGGTAGTTGATTATCTCGTCCGCACCCGTGGGATGGCCCGGCAGCAGGCCCGCGCCTTCATTCAACCCGTTCAAGTAGAGGTCCGGTATCTCTATAACCAGGAGGTGAAAAGTATTTGGGGATTGGGGCCGGGACTCGTGATGTTTTCCCTGATATTTTCCACTCCCATGTTAACGGCGTTGGGCGTGGTTCGAGAAAAGGAACGAGGGTCCATCATGAATATTTACAGCTCGACCGTCACTCGATTGGAATTTTTGGTCGGAAAGCTCTTCCCTTTTGTGGTGATTTCTACGTGTAACGCCATGGTGCTGTGGGGAGTGGTGGTATTTCTTTTTGAAGTGCCCTTTAAAGGAGATTTATTCTTTTTTGCCGTGGCCTCTCTCGTCTTTGTGGTGTGTTGTACGGCGATGGGATTTCTCGTGTCTCTGTTGGTGAATACCCAAATGGCGGCTCTCATTATTACCCTGGTGCTGACCACCGTCCCCACCTTTCTGTTTTCCGGTTTTATCACTCCCGTCTCGTCTCTGAGTCCTGGGGCTCAGGTCCAAGCCCATTTGTTTCCCGCGATGTATTATACGGACATTGTGAGGGGGGTGTTTCTCAAGGGACTTGGATTTGATGGCTTGGGGCTCAAACTGGGGATTTTGATTTTGTACACGTCGGCCCTGCTCGTGTTGGGGTTTTTCTTGTTTCGGAAAAGGCCAAAGGCATGA
- a CDS encoding ABC transporter ATP-binding protein, whose amino-acid sequence MNRAPQSLPHPSSDCIVRVTNFYKRYKTHEAVKGVHFDIRRGEVYGLIGPDAAGKSSIMKAIAGVLSYEQGCVEVFGTPIQSERQAEGIKARIGFLPQGLGQNLYPDLSVEENIDFFARLRMVSERDLLLRKRRFLAMTRLDPFRHRSMKHLSGGMKQKLGLVCTLIHEPELIILDEPTTGVDPVSRRDFWTILSDLVQERGLTALVSTSYMDEAARFQRLSLMFQGLVLAAGIPSEILAQAPGVLVTVQADPQVEAMSKLKRTFSQVDAMGPSLHVFVEDEVAEVAQSMVKNALQNVVVKNLGAKAPELDDVFVALLRHQQLVGETGPMPRSAFVGSSQNGGVAIEARGLIRQFGDFRAVDQVSFQIKVGEIFGLLGSNGAGKTTVIKMLTGILQPTGGEGWVAGVNMYRAAGALKQRIGYVSQSFSLYLDLTVLENIRLFAGVYGLGDREAKTRLDWIVTMAGLGGFEQTLAGQLPMGVRQRLALGCALVHRPQVLFLDEPTSGVDPVGRRRFWEILLHLAREEGVALLVTTHYMSEAEHCDRLALMDGGRIVSEGSPSHLKEEVEREAGELLELMTTHPVATVSFLQQAGFHHVGLAGSNIHVLSDDPRRDTQRMREVCDAHGILLQRVSPRPLTLEDVFVYRMRKMEQEGSGRAVGGSS is encoded by the coding sequence TTGAACAGGGCTCCACAGTCCCTCCCTCATCCAAGTTCCGATTGCATTGTCCGTGTCACGAATTTCTATAAACGCTATAAAACCCATGAAGCGGTCAAGGGGGTTCATTTCGACATTCGGAGGGGAGAGGTGTATGGATTGATTGGTCCGGATGCTGCCGGGAAAAGTAGCATTATGAAAGCGATCGCCGGGGTTTTGTCGTATGAACAAGGATGCGTCGAGGTGTTTGGAACGCCCATTCAATCTGAACGACAGGCTGAGGGAATTAAGGCCCGTATTGGTTTTCTTCCACAGGGCCTTGGACAGAATTTGTATCCTGATCTCTCCGTCGAAGAAAATATCGATTTTTTTGCCCGTCTTCGCATGGTGTCCGAACGCGATCTCCTTCTGAGGAAGCGTCGTTTCCTGGCTATGACCCGTCTGGATCCCTTTCGCCATCGCAGCATGAAGCATCTTTCAGGTGGTATGAAACAAAAACTGGGATTGGTCTGTACGCTCATTCATGAACCGGAGTTGATCATCCTGGATGAACCCACGACCGGGGTCGATCCTGTCTCTCGGCGCGATTTCTGGACCATTTTGTCTGACTTGGTTCAGGAACGCGGTCTCACGGCATTGGTCTCGACGTCGTATATGGATGAAGCCGCCCGCTTTCAACGCCTAAGCCTTATGTTTCAGGGCCTGGTGTTGGCCGCGGGAATTCCCTCGGAAATCCTTGCGCAGGCCCCGGGGGTATTAGTGACCGTCCAGGCTGATCCCCAGGTTGAGGCGATGTCCAAACTCAAGCGCACCTTTTCACAAGTCGACGCGATGGGGCCATCGTTGCATGTCTTTGTTGAGGATGAAGTGGCGGAGGTGGCGCAGAGCATGGTGAAAAACGCTCTCCAAAATGTGGTGGTAAAAAATCTAGGGGCCAAAGCCCCCGAATTGGATGATGTGTTCGTGGCCCTTCTCCGTCATCAGCAATTGGTTGGTGAAACAGGTCCAATGCCGCGTTCGGCGTTTGTCGGGTCTTCGCAAAATGGTGGGGTGGCGATTGAAGCCCGTGGACTCATTCGGCAGTTTGGTGATTTTCGGGCGGTCGATCAGGTCAGTTTTCAGATTAAAGTGGGAGAAATTTTTGGTCTTCTTGGTTCCAATGGTGCGGGGAAAACGACCGTGATTAAAATGCTTACAGGGATTCTACAACCGACAGGAGGCGAAGGATGGGTAGCCGGAGTCAATATGTATCGGGCGGCGGGGGCTCTGAAGCAACGCATCGGATATGTGTCCCAGTCCTTTTCTCTCTATCTGGATTTAACGGTTCTTGAAAATATCCGATTGTTTGCCGGGGTGTATGGGCTTGGGGATCGTGAGGCTAAAACGCGGTTGGATTGGATTGTGACGATGGCCGGGCTGGGAGGCTTCGAACAGACATTGGCCGGGCAATTGCCCATGGGTGTGAGGCAACGCTTGGCTCTTGGGTGTGCTCTCGTTCATCGTCCGCAGGTGTTGTTTCTGGATGAACCGACCTCAGGGGTTGACCCCGTCGGTCGGCGCCGGTTTTGGGAGATCTTGTTGCATTTGGCACGAGAAGAAGGGGTGGCTCTTCTTGTGACGACGCATTACATGAGTGAAGCTGAGCATTGCGATCGATTGGCCTTAATGGATGGTGGGAGGATTGTGTCAGAGGGGTCGCCGTCTCATCTAAAAGAAGAAGTGGAACGAGAAGCCGGAGAGCTGTTGGAACTCATGACGACTCATCCGGTGGCGACGGTTTCCTTCCTCCAACAAGCCGGATTTCATCATGTAGGACTGGCCGGGTCGAATATTCATGTGCTGTCAGATGATCCGAGACGGGATACGCAGCGTATGCGGGAGGTATGCGATGCGCATGGGATCCTTCTTCAGCGCGTGTCGCCGCGTCCTCTCACCCTCGAAGATGTGTTTGTGTATCGCATGAGGAAGATGGAACAGGAAGGCTCCGGCAGGGCGGTGGGAGGCTCGTCGTGA
- a CDS encoding efflux RND transporter periplasmic adaptor subunit has protein sequence MFLKSKQSFFIVLLLVFLIAGVLVAVTWWKNRSAWPEGLIQANGRIEGDLISVATKFMGRINKLVVREGDTVTTGQVMVQLDDVQVRAQVKQAQEGWKALEARVQATHEELAVLNLQVPLAIESAEAKVREIKAKLQQALAVEREARRELDRMRILFEKGNVSLQEFDVKQRQWDVVSQDILAMRSLLVQTQKDLAQAELGWRRIRAKEAEVAGLERQRDQAEGALEEVESVLADLTIRAPSNGTITTRMVDIGEVVSAGAPLFEMVDLDHLYLQVYVPEVQIGKVRLGLLAQVFIDAFPDRPFPAVVRYIASRAEFTPKEVQTPDERVKLTYAVKLYFEENPEHRLTPGMPADAVIRWKDDIPWRKPQW, from the coding sequence ATGTTTCTTAAGTCAAAACAATCATTTTTCATTGTTTTGTTGCTGGTGTTCCTCATTGCCGGTGTGCTGGTTGCGGTGACGTGGTGGAAAAATCGTTCGGCTTGGCCTGAAGGCCTTATTCAAGCCAATGGTCGAATCGAGGGAGATCTGATCTCCGTGGCCACCAAATTTATGGGCCGAATCAACAAGCTGGTGGTCCGGGAAGGAGACACGGTGACCACAGGGCAGGTGATGGTGCAACTTGATGATGTTCAGGTCCGGGCGCAGGTGAAGCAGGCCCAAGAGGGATGGAAGGCGCTTGAAGCTCGCGTTCAGGCAACGCATGAAGAGCTGGCGGTCTTGAATCTTCAGGTCCCCTTGGCCATTGAATCGGCTGAGGCCAAAGTTCGGGAAATTAAGGCCAAATTACAACAAGCTTTGGCCGTCGAACGAGAAGCCCGGAGAGAATTGGACCGGATGCGTATTTTGTTTGAGAAAGGGAATGTTTCCCTTCAGGAATTCGATGTGAAACAGCGACAATGGGATGTGGTCTCGCAGGATATTTTGGCCATGCGGTCTTTATTGGTACAGACTCAAAAAGATCTGGCCCAGGCTGAGCTTGGTTGGAGACGAATTCGAGCCAAGGAAGCCGAAGTAGCCGGCCTAGAACGGCAACGGGATCAGGCCGAGGGTGCCTTGGAGGAAGTGGAAAGCGTCTTAGCTGATTTGACGATTCGCGCCCCTTCAAATGGAACCATTACGACCCGTATGGTCGATATTGGCGAGGTGGTTTCTGCCGGGGCACCGCTATTCGAGATGGTGGATCTGGACCACCTGTATTTACAAGTCTATGTTCCTGAAGTTCAGATTGGGAAGGTTCGATTAGGGTTATTGGCGCAGGTCTTTATTGATGCCTTTCCCGATCGTCCATTTCCGGCTGTGGTGCGGTATATCGCTTCTCGTGCCGAGTTCACTCCCAAAGAAGTTCAGACACCTGATGAACGTGTTAAGCTGACGTATGCCGTCAAATTATATTTTGAGGAAAACCCCGAGCACCGTCTCACCCCGGGAATGCCGGCCGATGCGGTCATCCGGTGGAAGGACGATATTCCGTGGAGAAAGCCCCAATGGTAG
- a CDS encoding STAS/SEC14 domain-containing protein, whose translation MPQGYFSGYRQSGPLAIKPADRKNVTGYATVGGPNWRCKAIKTAKSMFKDMDMRTFSEDQERKALAWLGVELAQYAIRRLAYDNNPRLKKVRDSATKE comes from the coding sequence TTGCCCCAAGGATACTTTTCAGGTTATAGGCAAAGCGGACCTCTTGCGATAAAGCCGGCGGACAGAAAGAACGTCACTGGTTACGCCACCGTCGGTGGGCCAAATTGGAGATGCAAGGCCATCAAGACCGCGAAGTCCATGTTTAAGGATATGGATATGCGGACATTTTCGGAAGATCAGGAACGCAAGGCATTGGCATGGCTGGGAGTCGAGCTTGCTCAATACGCGATACGGCGGCTGGCGTATGATAATAACCCTCGCCTCAAAAAAGTTCGGGATAGTGCAACGAAAGAATAG